One Streptosporangium sp. NBC_01495 DNA window includes the following coding sequences:
- a CDS encoding nuclear transport factor 2 family protein, translating to MADHTTLIDELAKAEQRLQAAQLAGDVEELDRLLDERLVFTGPPDNQCHPDAKQLDLHNHRSRTLVLTKLLQEDLTVLVVGNTGVTCFLGTLEGSFAGTPFAGRMSYTRTWVHTNEHGWRILAAHASPA from the coding sequence ATGGCCGACCACACCACCCTCATTGACGAACTGGCCAAGGCCGAACAGCGCCTGCAGGCGGCACAGCTCGCCGGAGACGTCGAAGAGCTGGACCGGCTGCTCGATGAGCGGCTCGTCTTCACCGGACCGCCGGACAACCAGTGCCACCCGGATGCCAAGCAGCTCGATCTCCACAATCACCGCTCACGAACACTGGTCCTGACGAAACTCCTCCAGGAAGACCTCACCGTGCTCGTTGTGGGGAACACCGGCGTCACCTGCTTCCTCGGCACGCTGGAAGGCAGCTTCGCCGGAACGCCATTCGCCGGACGGATGAGCTACACGCGGACGTGGGTTCACACGAACGAGCACGGGTGGCGCATCCTGGCCGCCCACGCCAGCCCGGCGTAA
- a CDS encoding DUF1540 domain-containing protein, translating to MEMPAVNECQVEACAYNTEHICHALAITVGNSSHAECETFFKVPSKGGDPAATGRVGACKMANCQHNVQYECQASGIVVGYAQQDIDCLTYAPA from the coding sequence ATGGAGATGCCCGCGGTCAACGAGTGCCAGGTCGAGGCGTGCGCGTACAACACGGAACACATCTGCCACGCCCTGGCCATCACGGTCGGCAACAGCAGCCACGCGGAGTGCGAGACCTTCTTCAAGGTCCCGTCGAAGGGCGGCGACCCGGCCGCCACCGGCCGCGTCGGCGCCTGCAAGATGGCCAACTGCCAGCACAACGTCCAGTACGAGTGCCAGGCCTCCGGCATCGTCGTCGGCTACGCGCAGCAAGACATCGACTGCCTCACGTACGCGCCCGCCTGA
- a CDS encoding right-handed parallel beta-helix repeat-containing protein — MKELYVSPSGDDAWPGTREQPLATLTRARDLARGTGAVVNLLAGTHRLAETFHLTEADSGVTYRAEGEAVVSGGRRITGWRERDGVWLAEVGDLDTRRLHVDGRRAERSAIDTVPGNATRTDTGYVTDSTAPQSWGNPGDVEFVLRGVYPWTEARLGVAAVEGDEHSTTITMAQPAFGWAIKLYNSVVPWEGGGESYGPGLPTRVENGVGFLTEPGTFALDRSRPGHHVLRYRPRPGEDPGRTEVVAPALEELVKVTGARDVAFLGITFADATWMRPSSPEGFLHYHGTGYYDGGPIEKISFAEGAWVTVPGESLTIPANVVFEGTERVTVEGCRFTGLGATALCFSGGTGILVRGNVFEDVCGGGVSIGESRGARIENNWIHDIGLEYSGSPGIAVTASEDSTLAHNQVNDVPHCGIVLGPGKSTRVLRNLTFNTLKVLADGGGVYLSGPQGDSHDNGAVIRGNVVRDTLTPYNFALYTDYGAAWVTVEGNAVQRADNTATLQVWPPLENVVLRGNIWDADPVGLDDPPEGVTLEDNVTPADEKDFEARAAAITARAGLEPGYAHLLGR; from the coding sequence TTGAAAGAGCTCTACGTCTCTCCCTCCGGTGACGACGCCTGGCCCGGCACCCGCGAACAGCCCCTCGCGACCCTCACCCGCGCCCGTGATCTGGCCCGTGGCACGGGTGCCGTGGTCAACCTGCTGGCGGGCACCCACCGGCTCGCCGAAACCTTCCATCTCACCGAGGCCGACTCCGGCGTGACCTACCGGGCCGAGGGCGAGGCCGTCGTCAGCGGTGGCCGGAGGATCACCGGCTGGCGCGAGCGGGACGGCGTCTGGCTGGCCGAGGTCGGCGACCTCGACACCCGCCGGCTCCACGTCGACGGCCGCAGGGCCGAGCGGTCCGCGATCGACACCGTTCCCGGGAACGCCACCAGAACCGACACGGGTTATGTCACCGACAGCACGGCCCCGCAGAGCTGGGGCAACCCTGGCGACGTCGAGTTCGTCCTGCGCGGCGTCTACCCGTGGACGGAGGCCCGCCTCGGCGTCGCCGCCGTCGAGGGAGACGAGCACTCCACCACCATCACCATGGCCCAGCCCGCCTTCGGCTGGGCGATCAAGCTCTACAACTCGGTCGTCCCGTGGGAGGGCGGCGGCGAGTCCTACGGCCCCGGCCTGCCGACCCGGGTGGAGAACGGCGTGGGCTTCCTGACCGAGCCGGGCACCTTCGCCCTCGACAGGTCCCGCCCCGGCCACCACGTCCTGCGCTACCGGCCGCGCCCCGGCGAGGATCCCGGGCGGACGGAGGTCGTCGCGCCCGCACTGGAGGAGCTGGTCAAGGTCACCGGCGCCCGCGACGTCGCCTTCCTGGGCATCACCTTCGCCGACGCCACCTGGATGCGGCCGAGCAGTCCCGAGGGCTTCCTGCACTACCACGGCACCGGCTACTACGACGGCGGCCCCATCGAGAAGATCTCGTTCGCCGAGGGGGCGTGGGTGACGGTGCCGGGGGAGTCGCTGACGATTCCCGCGAACGTCGTGTTCGAGGGCACCGAGCGAGTCACGGTCGAAGGCTGCCGCTTCACCGGGCTGGGCGCCACGGCCCTGTGCTTCTCCGGCGGCACCGGCATTCTGGTGCGGGGCAACGTGTTCGAGGACGTCTGCGGCGGCGGTGTCTCGATCGGCGAAAGCCGTGGCGCCAGGATCGAGAACAACTGGATCCACGACATCGGCCTGGAGTACTCCGGCTCGCCCGGCATCGCGGTGACCGCGAGCGAGGACTCCACGCTCGCGCACAACCAGGTGAACGACGTCCCGCACTGCGGCATCGTGCTCGGCCCCGGCAAGAGCACCCGGGTCCTGCGCAACCTCACCTTCAACACGCTGAAGGTGCTGGCCGACGGCGGCGGCGTCTACCTGTCGGGGCCGCAGGGCGACTCCCACGACAACGGCGCGGTGATCCGCGGCAACGTCGTGCGCGACACCCTCACGCCGTACAACTTCGCGCTCTACACCGACTATGGCGCCGCCTGGGTCACCGTCGAGGGCAACGCCGTCCAGCGCGCCGACAACACCGCCACTTTGCAGGTCTGGCCGCCGCTGGAGAACGTCGTCCTCCGCGGCAACATCTGGGACGCCGACCCCGTGGGCCTGGACGACCCGCCGGAGGGCGTCACCCTGGAGGACAACGTGACGCCTGCCGACGAGAAGGACTTCGAGGCCCGTGCGGCGGCCATCACCGCGCGGGCGGGACTGGAACCCGGCTACGCCCACCTGCTCGGCAGATGA
- a CDS encoding TetR/AcrR family transcriptional regulator: protein MAVEEDPERTVELLWREPRDAAPRQGLSLDAIVRAAVEIADVDGIEGLSMRRVGERLGFTSMSLYRHVPGKAQLVDLMCDAVMGNVATDAVPGDVATDTTANAVPGDVATDTATDTATDAMPGDMAAGAARNEAGGGGAAGTPHGWREAVERWARRGWALCHRHPWLAGARGTRHVPGPNSIAHFEYALSTVAGIGLKPSEMVAVVGLVGRFVDSEAARAAEISRVERHTGVSEEEWWGARSSLYEKLHLYPTLTRVWEAGGYDEPEDSFEFGLRRVLDGVEALVRERDVIRDESAVCAMCGTSMDQAETGRPRAYCSRACQQRAYRRRHRSTSGPGDLPGRK from the coding sequence GTGGCCGTCGAGGAGGATCCGGAGCGGACGGTCGAGTTGCTGTGGCGGGAACCGCGGGACGCCGCCCCGAGACAGGGGCTGAGCCTCGACGCGATCGTGCGCGCGGCCGTCGAGATCGCCGACGTCGACGGGATCGAGGGGCTGTCCATGCGCCGGGTCGGCGAACGGCTCGGTTTCACCAGCATGTCGCTGTACCGGCACGTACCGGGCAAGGCGCAGCTCGTCGACCTGATGTGCGACGCGGTGATGGGCAATGTCGCGACAGACGCCGTACCGGGCGATGTGGCGACGGACACGACGGCGAACGCGGTACCGGGCGACGTGGCGACGGACACCGCGACGGACACCGCGACGGACGCGATGCCGGGCGACATGGCGGCGGGCGCGGCGAGGAACGAGGCGGGCGGCGGCGGCGCGGCGGGCACGCCGCACGGGTGGCGCGAGGCGGTTGAGAGGTGGGCGCGGCGCGGCTGGGCCCTGTGCCACCGCCATCCCTGGCTGGCCGGGGCACGCGGCACCCGGCACGTTCCCGGCCCGAACTCCATCGCCCACTTCGAGTACGCGCTCAGCACCGTGGCGGGGATCGGCCTGAAACCCTCCGAGATGGTCGCCGTGGTGGGCCTCGTCGGCCGGTTCGTGGACAGCGAGGCGGCCAGGGCCGCGGAGATCTCCAGGGTCGAGCGGCACACCGGAGTCTCCGAGGAGGAATGGTGGGGCGCCAGGAGCTCCCTGTACGAGAAGCTCCACCTCTATCCCACGCTGACCCGCGTCTGGGAGGCGGGCGGTTACGACGAGCCGGAGGACTCCTTCGAGTTCGGCCTGCGGCGCGTCCTGGACGGCGTCGAGGCACTGGTTCGCGAGCGTGACGTAATACGTGACGAAAGTGCCGTGTGCGCGATGTGCGGAACGAGCATGGACCAGGCCGAGACGGGCCGCCCTCGCGCCTACTGCTCACGGGCCTGCCAGCAGCGCGCCTACCGCAGGCGCCACCGCTCCACATCGGGACCGGGTGACCTCCCTGGCCGGAAATGA
- a CDS encoding RNA-guided endonuclease InsQ/TnpB family protein: MDVPSFRAGRSRGTVEHGGLPVLSGGVGRLVGVSRFRLQPSPAQERVLLEHCGHARFVWNLALEQHTHWRPGRGSAPGFAEQCRQLTEARAAFAWLGAGSVTVQQQALKDFHQAMANFFGKTHRKPTWRGRGRNEGFRIVAVKPGDVRRVSRNVGEVKIPKVGWVRFRWSRPVAQAKSYRVTRDTAGRWHVAFAAIPEPIPAPGAGGVVGVDRGVTVSAALSTGELLSVPALRETERKRLLRLRRKLARAKRGSKRRAKVKLAIARLKAREADRRKDWVEKTSTDLARRFEVIAVEELKVSAMTRSAKGTLEVPGRNVRQKAGLNRGILAAGWGRLVVRLEQKAPGRVRRIDPRFTSQTCNACGHRAGESRESQALFSCVGCGHRVNADVNAARNIRDTAAGHAVAARGGLPLGGPANREPQRDLLSVG, from the coding sequence GTGGATGTCCCGTCCTTCAGGGCGGGGAGGAGTCGCGGAACGGTCGAGCATGGTGGTCTCCCGGTTTTGTCGGGGGGTGTCGGTAGGTTGGTCGGCGTGTCGCGTTTTCGGCTTCAGCCCTCGCCCGCTCAGGAGCGGGTGTTGCTGGAGCATTGCGGGCATGCCCGGTTTGTGTGGAATCTCGCGCTGGAGCAGCACACTCACTGGAGGCCGGGCCGGGGGTCGGCGCCGGGGTTCGCCGAGCAGTGTCGTCAGCTCACCGAGGCGCGGGCCGCGTTCGCGTGGTTGGGTGCCGGGTCGGTGACGGTGCAGCAGCAGGCGCTCAAGGATTTTCACCAGGCGATGGCGAACTTCTTCGGTAAAACCCACCGCAAGCCCACCTGGCGCGGCCGGGGACGCAACGAGGGTTTCCGGATCGTCGCGGTCAAGCCCGGTGATGTGCGGCGGGTGTCGCGCAATGTCGGCGAGGTGAAGATCCCCAAGGTGGGGTGGGTGCGGTTTCGCTGGTCGCGCCCCGTCGCGCAGGCGAAATCCTACCGGGTCACCCGGGATACGGCGGGCCGCTGGCATGTCGCGTTCGCCGCGATTCCCGAGCCGATCCCCGCGCCGGGTGCGGGTGGGGTCGTCGGAGTGGATCGAGGGGTGACGGTCAGCGCGGCGCTGTCCACGGGTGAGTTGCTGAGCGTGCCCGCCCTGCGTGAGACCGAGAGGAAACGGTTGCTGAGGCTGCGGCGCAAGCTCGCGCGAGCCAAGCGGGGGTCGAAGCGGCGGGCGAAGGTGAAGCTCGCCATCGCCCGTTTGAAGGCTCGTGAGGCTGATCGGCGTAAGGACTGGGTGGAGAAGACCTCGACCGATCTGGCGCGCCGTTTCGAGGTGATCGCGGTCGAGGAGTTGAAGGTCTCCGCGATGACCCGGTCGGCTAAGGGCACCCTTGAGGTGCCGGGCCGTAATGTTCGGCAGAAGGCGGGCTTGAACCGGGGTATTCTCGCCGCCGGGTGGGGTCGGCTCGTGGTCCGGTTGGAGCAGAAGGCGCCGGGCCGGGTTCGGAGGATCGATCCGCGTTTCACGTCGCAGACCTGTAACGCCTGTGGGCACCGTGCCGGGGAGAGTCGCGAGAGCCAAGCGCTCTTCTCGTGTGTGGGCTGCGGGCATCGGGTCAACGCCGATGTGAACGCGGCGCGGAACATTCGAGATACCGCCGCGGGGCACGCGGTGGCTGCGCGGGGAGGCTTGCCGTTGGGCGGGCCTGCGAACCGTGAACCTCAACGCGACCTCCTCTCCGTGGGGTAG
- a CDS encoding LLM class flavin-dependent oxidoreductase, translating to MKFHWFLPTAGDSRVLTGGGHGLARGHGRSEAAAFRPPDIEYLAQVARSAEQLGFEAVLTPTGTWCEDAWLVTAALTRETERLKFLVAFRPGFMSPTLAAQMAATYQRLSRGRLLLNVVTGGETVEQARFGDHLSKDERYERTDEFLSIVRGAWSGTPYDFDGTHYRVDGAMVSETPDPVPEIYFGGSSQAAGPVAARHVDVYLTWGEPPEQVAKKIEWVRGLAEERGRKLRFGIRLHVITRDTERDAWAEAERLLAAIDPADIVSARKLLGRSESVGQKRMLELHEGFAGGTARDLEIHPNLWAGVGLVRGGAGTALVGSHSQVAERIEEYASLGIEEFVLSGYPHLEESYWFGENVLPRFAAAPVPR from the coding sequence ATGAAATTCCACTGGTTCCTGCCCACCGCCGGTGACAGCCGGGTCCTCACCGGGGGCGGCCACGGCCTCGCCAGAGGGCACGGCCGCTCCGAGGCGGCGGCGTTCCGTCCCCCGGACATCGAGTACCTGGCGCAGGTCGCCCGCTCCGCCGAGCAGCTCGGCTTCGAGGCGGTCCTCACCCCGACCGGCACCTGGTGCGAGGACGCCTGGCTGGTCACCGCCGCGCTGACCCGCGAGACCGAGCGGCTGAAGTTTCTCGTCGCGTTCCGGCCGGGCTTCATGTCCCCGACACTGGCCGCGCAGATGGCCGCCACCTACCAGCGGCTCTCGCGCGGCAGGCTCCTGCTCAACGTGGTGACCGGCGGGGAGACCGTCGAACAGGCCAGGTTCGGCGACCACCTGTCCAAGGACGAACGCTACGAGCGCACCGACGAGTTCCTGTCGATCGTGCGCGGCGCGTGGAGCGGCACCCCGTACGACTTCGACGGCACGCACTACCGCGTCGACGGCGCGATGGTGTCCGAGACGCCCGACCCCGTCCCGGAGATCTACTTCGGTGGTTCCTCGCAGGCGGCGGGACCGGTCGCGGCCAGGCACGTGGACGTCTACCTCACCTGGGGCGAGCCCCCGGAGCAGGTGGCGAAGAAGATCGAGTGGGTCCGCGGGCTGGCCGAGGAGCGGGGCCGCAAGCTCCGCTTCGGCATCCGGCTGCACGTGATCACCCGCGACACCGAGCGCGACGCCTGGGCGGAGGCGGAGCGGCTGCTGGCCGCCATCGACCCGGCCGACATCGTCTCGGCCAGGAAGCTGCTGGGCCGCAGCGAGTCGGTCGGCCAGAAGCGCATGCTGGAACTGCACGAGGGCTTCGCCGGCGGCACCGCCCGCGACCTGGAGATCCACCCGAACCTCTGGGCCGGGGTCGGTCTGGTCAGGGGCGGTGCCGGAACCGCCCTGGTCGGCAGCCACTCCCAGGTCGCCGAGCGGATCGAGGAGTACGCCTCGCTCGGTATCGAGGAGTTCGTCCTGTCCGGCTACCCCCACCTGGAGGAGTCGTACTGGTTCGGCGAGAACGTGCTTCCCCGGTTCGCCGCCGCGCCCGTCCCACGGTGA
- a CDS encoding ABC transporter substrate-binding protein has product MKRRVTALIAAALLLTVTAACGAEEEQGVRADGSVDLSQVTLRVGDQKGTGLQALLTAAGQLDDVKYKVTWSQFTSGPPILEAINAGSLDFGAVGNAPPVFAAAAGAKISIVAVAEKGVGGQAVVVPADSPIKTPADLRGKRVAVAKGSSANFHLLAVLKKEGLGFGDIQPQYLQPPDALAALSSGKIDAWAIWDPYTAQAESQTKARILVDGEGYANGFEFQIAGKDSLADPARAAALGDWVSRIRKAHRWANDHQDEWTKVYSELTGLDPGIVGTAIKRSSFKDLKLAGDVVEREQLVADAFSEAKLIPVPVKFADVVDTRFDATLENPS; this is encoded by the coding sequence ATGAAACGTCGTGTCACCGCCCTGATCGCCGCGGCACTGCTCCTCACCGTCACCGCCGCCTGCGGAGCGGAGGAGGAACAGGGCGTCCGCGCCGACGGCTCGGTCGACCTGTCCCAGGTGACGCTGCGCGTCGGCGACCAGAAGGGCACGGGCCTCCAGGCGCTGCTGACGGCGGCCGGACAGCTCGACGACGTCAAGTACAAGGTGACCTGGTCCCAGTTCACCTCGGGGCCGCCGATCCTGGAGGCCATCAACGCCGGTTCCCTGGACTTCGGCGCGGTGGGCAACGCCCCGCCGGTCTTCGCCGCAGCCGCCGGGGCGAAGATCTCCATCGTCGCGGTCGCGGAGAAGGGCGTCGGCGGCCAGGCCGTCGTCGTCCCGGCGGACTCGCCCATCAAGACCCCGGCCGACCTGCGCGGCAAGCGTGTCGCCGTGGCCAAGGGCAGCTCCGCGAACTTCCACCTGCTGGCCGTGCTGAAGAAGGAGGGCCTGGGCTTCGGCGACATCCAGCCCCAGTATCTCCAGCCGCCGGACGCCCTCGCCGCGCTCTCCTCCGGCAAGATCGACGCCTGGGCCATCTGGGATCCCTACACCGCCCAGGCCGAGTCCCAGACCAAGGCGCGCATCCTGGTCGACGGTGAGGGCTACGCCAACGGCTTCGAGTTCCAGATCGCGGGCAAGGACTCCCTCGCCGACCCGGCCCGCGCGGCGGCGCTGGGCGACTGGGTGTCGCGGATCCGCAAGGCGCACCGGTGGGCCAACGACCACCAGGACGAGTGGACCAAGGTCTACTCCGAGCTCACCGGGCTGGACCCGGGGATCGTCGGCACGGCGATCAAGCGCAGCTCGTTCAAGGACCTCAAGCTCGCCGGGGACGTCGTCGAGCGCGAGCAACTCGTGGCCGACGCCTTCAGCGAGGCCAAGCTCATCCCGGTACCCGTCAAGTTCGCCGACGTCGTCGACACCCGGTTCGACGCCACCCTGGAGAACCCCTCGTGA
- a CDS encoding ABC transporter ATP-binding protein — MAAEFPVTLTSSRTEAPARTDSRSSTAAPPRTEPRPSTETPSRTAAPVAAVRGLTRDFGERRVLDGVDLEIARGEFVALLGRSGSGKSTLLRVLAGLDPGAEGEVEVGGTVAVAFQEPRLVPWKRVLANVALGLRAPDPRAAALAALEEVGLGGLRDAWPLTLSGGEAQRASLARALVREPGLLLLDEPFSALDALTRITIHRLVLDLWARHRPGILLVTHDVDEAMLLADRVLVLDGGAIAHESRIELPRPRHRDHPDLIALRSTLLNRLGVTPEGTA; from the coding sequence ATGGCGGCAGAATTTCCTGTCACGCTGACCTCGTCCCGTACGGAGGCGCCTGCGCGCACCGATTCCCGGTCCTCCACGGCGGCCCCGCCCCGCACGGAGCCCCGGCCCTCCACGGAGACCCCGTCCCGCACGGCGGCTCCGGTGGCGGCCGTACGGGGGCTCACCCGGGACTTCGGGGAACGGCGGGTCCTCGACGGGGTCGACCTGGAGATCGCCCGGGGCGAGTTCGTCGCCCTGCTCGGCCGCAGCGGCTCGGGCAAGTCCACCCTCCTGCGGGTGCTCGCGGGGCTCGACCCCGGCGCCGAGGGCGAGGTCGAGGTCGGTGGCACCGTCGCCGTGGCCTTCCAGGAACCCCGGCTCGTGCCGTGGAAGCGGGTCCTGGCCAACGTCGCCCTCGGCCTCCGCGCCCCCGACCCGCGCGCCGCCGCGCTCGCCGCGCTGGAGGAGGTCGGCCTCGGCGGCCTCCGCGACGCCTGGCCGCTCACCCTGTCGGGCGGCGAGGCCCAGCGGGCCTCGCTGGCCAGGGCGCTGGTCCGCGAACCCGGGCTGCTCCTGCTGGACGAGCCGTTCAGCGCCCTGGACGCGCTGACCCGCATCACCATCCACCGGCTCGTGCTCGACCTGTGGGCGAGGCACCGCCCCGGCATCCTGCTCGTCACCCACGACGTGGACGAGGCCATGCTGCTCGCCGACCGTGTCCTGGTGCTCGACGGGGGCGCCATCGCCCACGAGTCCAGGATCGAGCTGCCCCGACCCCGCCACCGCGACCACCCCGATCTCATCGCACTGCGCTCCACCCTGCTCAACCGGCTGGGCGTCACCCCGGAAGGAACCGCATGA
- a CDS encoding ABC transporter permease has protein sequence MSAPAVDAGMRQRAVRTRSRVPLLSATAWQRLASPLVIVVVWQVASTTGLLPERLLASPLKILTTAAGLVQEGVLPEAIAVSLQRAVIGFTLGAVAGIGLALVAGLSRVGENAVDPPLQMLRALPLFGLIPLFILWFGIGETPKVALVALGVVFPLYLNTFSGIRGVDGKLAEVARVLRLSRTETVTHIVLPGALAQTLVGLRQSLGVAWLALIVAEQINADAGLGYMINNAREFLRTDVIVVGLIVYAILGLLTDALVRLLERRALSWRQNFLSR, from the coding sequence GTGTCCGCTCCCGCCGTCGACGCGGGGATGCGACAACGGGCCGTGCGAACACGGTCACGCGTCCCCCTGCTCTCCGCCACCGCCTGGCAGCGCCTCGCCAGTCCTCTGGTCATCGTCGTCGTGTGGCAGGTCGCCAGCACCACCGGACTCCTCCCGGAGCGGCTCCTCGCCTCGCCCCTCAAGATCCTCACCACCGCCGCCGGGCTCGTCCAGGAAGGCGTCCTGCCCGAGGCGATCGCCGTCTCGCTCCAGCGGGCCGTGATCGGCTTCACCCTCGGCGCGGTCGCCGGAATCGGCCTCGCCCTGGTCGCCGGGCTCAGCCGCGTCGGTGAGAACGCCGTCGACCCGCCGCTGCAGATGCTGCGGGCGCTCCCGCTGTTCGGCCTGATCCCGCTGTTCATCCTCTGGTTCGGCATCGGGGAGACCCCCAAGGTGGCCCTGGTCGCCCTCGGTGTGGTCTTCCCGCTCTACCTCAACACCTTCTCCGGGATCCGCGGCGTCGACGGCAAACTCGCCGAGGTGGCCCGGGTGCTGCGGCTGAGCCGTACGGAGACGGTCACCCACATCGTCCTGCCGGGCGCGCTGGCCCAGACCCTCGTCGGCCTGCGGCAGAGCCTGGGCGTGGCCTGGCTGGCACTGATCGTGGCCGAGCAGATCAACGCGGACGCCGGGCTGGGATACATGATCAACAACGCCCGGGAGTTCCTGCGCACCGACGTGATCGTCGTCGGCCTGATCGTCTACGCGATCCTCGGCCTGCTGACGGACGCGCTGGTGCGCCTGCTGGAGAGGAGGGCCCTGTCATGGCGGCAGAATTTCCTGTCACGCTGA
- a CDS encoding cation:proton antiporter regulatory subunit has translation MEVEQTALPGIGLRHEFTTRSGRRIGIVSHRTGRRDLVIYDPDDPDRACETVKLNDEEADALAELLGAPRIVQRLNALHREVEGLVSLQLPIVPGSPYAGRPMGDARVRTRTGASIVAVVREGQVFASPAPDFTLFEGDVVVVVGSPESTSAVSDILSGG, from the coding sequence GTGGAGGTCGAGCAGACGGCACTGCCCGGTATAGGACTGCGACACGAGTTCACGACGCGGTCGGGCAGGCGCATCGGGATCGTCTCTCATCGCACCGGCCGCCGCGACCTGGTGATATACGACCCCGACGATCCCGACCGCGCGTGCGAGACCGTCAAGCTGAACGACGAGGAGGCCGACGCGCTCGCCGAGCTGCTCGGCGCCCCGCGCATCGTGCAGCGCCTCAACGCCCTGCACCGCGAGGTCGAGGGCCTGGTCAGCCTGCAGCTGCCGATCGTGCCCGGCTCTCCGTACGCCGGCCGGCCGATGGGTGACGCGCGCGTCCGCACCCGCACCGGCGCCTCCATCGTGGCCGTGGTGCGCGAGGGTCAGGTGTTCGCCAGCCCCGCCCCCGACTTCACGCTGTTCGAGGGTGACGTGGTGGTCGTGGTGGGCAGCCCGGAGAGCACATCCGCCGTCTCCGACATCCTTTCCGGCGGGTAG
- a CDS encoding cation:proton antiporter yields MHTAILFLELGAVLLGLGILGALALRVGISPIPLYLIAGLAFGTGGILPLATSEEFISVGAELGVILLLLTLGLEYNADELVTSLKGNARAGVVDLVLNAAPGAIAALLLGWGPVAAIAMAGVTYATSSGITAKVLSDLGWIGNRETPVVLSLLVFEDLTMAVYLPILTAVLAGVSFAGGAVTVAIALATVSVVLLVALRYGRFIEAFVSSPNSEVLLLKVVGLALLVAGVAQQLQVSAAVGAFLVGIALSGELAEDAQALLTPIRDLFAAVFFVFFGLQTDPAKILPVAGLAALLALVSMITKLLTGAYAARRAGIGKAGRARAGIALIPRGEFNIVIAGLAVAAGVHPDLGPLAAAYVLILAAFGPLAARLVQPFITAIAKRA; encoded by the coding sequence GTGCACACTGCGATTCTTTTCCTTGAGCTCGGTGCTGTCCTTCTCGGGCTCGGCATACTGGGAGCACTCGCTCTGAGGGTGGGCATCTCGCCCATCCCCCTCTATCTCATCGCCGGTCTGGCCTTCGGCACCGGCGGCATCCTGCCCCTCGCCACCAGCGAGGAGTTCATCTCGGTCGGGGCCGAGCTCGGCGTGATCCTGCTGTTGCTCACCCTCGGCCTGGAGTACAACGCCGACGAGCTCGTGACGAGCCTGAAGGGCAACGCGCGCGCGGGCGTCGTCGACCTGGTGCTCAACGCGGCACCGGGCGCGATCGCCGCGCTGCTGCTGGGCTGGGGTCCGGTGGCCGCCATCGCCATGGCCGGTGTCACGTACGCGACCTCCTCGGGCATCACCGCGAAGGTCCTGTCCGACCTGGGGTGGATCGGTAACCGCGAGACGCCGGTGGTGCTGTCGCTGCTGGTCTTCGAGGACCTGACGATGGCCGTCTACCTGCCGATCCTCACCGCGGTGCTGGCCGGAGTGAGTTTCGCCGGCGGCGCGGTCACCGTGGCGATCGCGCTGGCCACGGTCAGCGTCGTGCTGCTGGTCGCGCTCCGCTACGGCAGGTTCATCGAGGCCTTCGTCTCCAGCCCCAACTCCGAGGTGCTGCTGCTGAAGGTCGTCGGCCTCGCGCTGCTGGTCGCCGGGGTGGCGCAGCAGCTGCAGGTCTCGGCCGCGGTCGGCGCCTTCCTGGTCGGCATCGCGCTCTCGGGCGAGCTGGCCGAGGACGCGCAGGCGCTGCTCACCCCGATCCGCGACCTGTTCGCCGCGGTGTTCTTCGTCTTCTTCGGCCTGCAGACCGACCCGGCCAAGATCCTGCCGGTCGCCGGGCTGGCCGCGCTGCTCGCCCTGGTCAGCATGATCACGAAGCTGCTCACCGGCGCCTACGCCGCCCGCAGGGCGGGCATCGGCAAGGCCGGGCGGGCGCGGGCCGGTATCGCGCTCATCCCCCGGGGCGAGTTCAACATCGTGATCGCCGGACTCGCCGTGGCCGCCGGGGTGCATCCCGACCTGGGCCCGCTGGCCGCCGCGTACGTCCTCATCCTCGCCGCGTTCGGCCCGCTGGCCGCGCGGCTCGTCCAGCCCTTCATCACCGCCATCGCCAAGCGCGCCTGA